In the Pseudolabrys taiwanensis genome, one interval contains:
- a CDS encoding acid phosphatase encodes MKRSVLALALASTALTSAYAQAQGVKAIDTVVVIYAENRSFDNLYGHFPGANGLQNVTPEMAVQHDRDGAVLAELPPAWGGLTAKGVTPPITQAQSEHLPNKVFAIDDPNGFNAPLSVTTRDLWHRFYENQMQIDGGKNDKFVAYADAGGLVMGYYDGSKLPLWSVAQKYVLADNFFQGSFGGSFSNHFQLVCACTPFYPDADKSPAKGLISVVEADGVTLTLASNSPKSAMEGPPKFVNSSNLTPDFYAINTMQPPYQPSNNKPAEGGDARLADPKLATTLPPQTEKTIGDLLSEKGVQWAWYAGAWQAALDGKGGAPVPNFQFHHQPFNYFVQYAPGTAARAEHLKDGGMNGEAFIKDIDAGKLPPVTFYKPQGNLNEHAGYTDVESGDKHIADVVAHLEKSPQWGHMLVVITYDENGGFWDHVAPPKADRWGPGSRIPAFIISPFAKKGTVDHTQYDTTSILRFITKRFELPVLAGLTARDAALKANGQAALGDLTAALDLPQ; translated from the coding sequence ATGAAGCGATCGGTTCTGGCTTTGGCGCTGGCGAGCACGGCGCTGACAAGCGCGTATGCACAGGCGCAGGGGGTGAAGGCCATCGATACCGTGGTGGTCATCTACGCCGAGAACCGCAGCTTCGATAACCTCTACGGACACTTTCCCGGCGCCAACGGCCTGCAGAACGTGACGCCGGAGATGGCCGTGCAGCACGACCGCGACGGCGCGGTGCTGGCCGAACTGCCGCCGGCGTGGGGCGGGCTGACCGCCAAGGGCGTGACGCCGCCGATCACGCAGGCGCAGAGCGAGCATCTGCCCAACAAGGTGTTCGCCATCGACGATCCGAACGGCTTCAATGCGCCGCTCAGCGTCACCACGCGCGACCTCTGGCATCGCTTCTACGAGAACCAGATGCAGATCGACGGCGGCAAGAACGACAAGTTCGTCGCCTATGCCGACGCCGGCGGTCTGGTGATGGGCTACTACGACGGCTCCAAGCTGCCGCTGTGGAGCGTGGCGCAGAAATACGTGCTCGCCGACAATTTCTTCCAGGGATCGTTCGGCGGCTCGTTCAGCAACCATTTCCAGCTCGTCTGCGCGTGCACGCCTTTCTATCCCGATGCCGACAAGAGCCCCGCGAAAGGCCTCATCTCGGTGGTCGAGGCCGACGGCGTCACGCTGACGCTGGCGTCCAATTCGCCGAAGTCGGCGATGGAAGGGCCGCCGAAATTCGTCAACAGCAGCAACCTGACGCCCGACTTCTACGCCATCAACACGATGCAACCGCCGTATCAGCCGAGCAACAACAAGCCGGCCGAGGGCGGCGACGCGCGCCTGGCCGATCCCAAGCTCGCGACGACGCTGCCGCCGCAGACGGAAAAGACGATCGGCGATCTTCTCAGCGAGAAGGGCGTGCAGTGGGCCTGGTATGCCGGCGCCTGGCAGGCGGCGCTCGACGGCAAAGGCGGCGCGCCGGTGCCGAATTTCCAATTCCACCATCAGCCGTTCAATTACTTCGTCCAGTACGCGCCGGGCACGGCGGCGCGCGCCGAGCATCTCAAGGACGGCGGCATGAACGGCGAAGCCTTTATCAAGGACATCGACGCCGGCAAGCTGCCGCCGGTCACCTTCTACAAGCCGCAGGGCAACCTCAACGAACATGCCGGCTACACCGACGTGGAATCCGGCGATAAGCACATCGCCGATGTCGTCGCGCATCTCGAGAAGAGCCCGCAATGGGGCCACATGTTGGTGGTCATCACCTACGACGAGAACGGCGGTTTCTGGGATCACGTCGCGCCGCCGAAGGCCGATCGTTGGGGCCCGGGCTCGCGCATTCCGGCCTTCATCATCTCGCCCTTCGCCAAGAAGGGCACGGTCGATCACACGCAGTACGATACGACGTCGATCCTGCGCTTCATCACCAAGCGTTTCGAGTTGCCGGTGCTGGCCGGATTGACCGCGCGCGACGCCGCGCTGAAAGCCAACGGCCAGGCCGCGCTGGGCGATCTCACCGCGGCGCTTGATCTGCCGCAATAG